Within the Mastacembelus armatus chromosome 10, fMasArm1.2, whole genome shotgun sequence genome, the region CTCTGAGGTGAAGCTTGAGGGCCTGGTGGAGGAGCTGCATGCTGAGGCccagcacagagctgcagtggCAGAAAGCCTCCAGGTGGAGCTGCATGCTGAGGCCCAGTGCAGAGCTGCACTGACGGAGAGCCTCCAGGTGGAGCTGCGCAGGTAGGcccacagctgctgtcaccTCATCTAAATGAAGAGGTTTGTAACACAGCACAGAAATTACAGCAGATACAGTCAAACATCAACCCAACCAATCAAATCCTGTGCAGCACCCAGGGGGATAATGTCCATCAGCAGCAAGTAAATTTAGTTTACATACTGACATGTTTGAGTATATTTGATCACTTTTCCAGTGTAGACACACTCCAGTGTCAAAGCCTGCTTTGAATAACTAAACAAGTTAACAAGACTCATGGGAAATGTTGTCTTATTGTAAGGCTAACTTagggaaataaaacacacataaaacagaaagaaaacatgacattttgtaGAACATACATCAAATTTCAGGACTGTGCCTTGTTAACAAGCAGCAGTCAGTGATTTATCCATCCAAAAGTTTCTAAAGACACATGAGGATTTGGGCTTAAGGTAATACAAATGATCCATTATGTTATCTCGTCCAACAGTATGGAATAAGATGCATCATTTTAAGGGAAAATAGAGCTTCATGTTAAGGGGTTTAAGCTGCCCTGTGGAGGAAATACCTGAAATAAAGGCTGTACTAACCTGTCGTTCTCCTGGTTGCTCTTAGCCTTATTGAAGTGTTGATAAGTTCATTCAAACTCGTTCCTGCATGTTTCTCGCAGCTGTTCAAACTGAACAAAATAGAAACGCACACATTAATCCAGATAAAGCTgcacactaacaaaaaaaaacaaacattcaaattaataaaaaaccCACAATCATGTGATTAACATCTCCAGCTGAAGCTGTCACCAGCTGGTCTGCAAACCCATGCACAAGACCTTCATCTCAAATTAATGTCTCaagactgaataaaaacatcGGCTTCAACTGTGTGATTTTAAGTCAGCAGAAATGCAGCCGCCGTCCGAGCAGCACTGTGCATCAATCTGCTGACTTTCAGTCCCTGTGGAGAGTTCAGGGAGTTGGCTTAGCATCAGAATATGTCATCACATCATGATTCAGGGATCCAGCAGCCCACAAGtgagaagattaaaaaaaatccgAACATTAACAGAGATTAATATTTACATTCTTACATTTGCCTTCATGTTCTTATCGCCACTAACCTAGAATGCATTCATAAAAACAGTGGGGGAAATGTATCTCACTTGTGTGTATCAGAAAATCAGGCAAAGTTGAAAATCCAGATGAATAAATAGATTTGTAGAAGAACCACctgtaaaaacactaaaataaaagcAATCCAAGCACCAAACAGCCATGAACTGCAAAGCTAAAGCacttcaaataataaaaaaaaaatcttcatgcACTCTGTCCTCATTGTTacctttcacattttttattaatagtaaaaagaaaaatattaaattggtaaaaaaaaagaaaaaagatcatttttaaGAGTTAAGGAAACAGGTTCCACTACATCATGTATGAACAGgaattatttcaaattaaaagctctGCAGTTGTTCTACAGGTGTTAATAACATACTCAGATAATACagactgtctttttctgtttcgCATCAATAGTAAGAcagtggagctggaggagctgcaaGACACCAACAAAGCtctgagagaggagctggaggatttACACAGAGCTCATCAGAAGGAGGTAAAGGAACCCAGGTCgtaaacagaaacagctttgCCACATTATCATTCATGACGAAAATAATTGGCACTATCCATGGCTTCAAACATTATTATACTCTGACAAGAATATTTATATGAATTTGGTTTAGATGAGCAGACAGTGCAGGAGTGAACTTATTACACGAAATTGGGAttgaacatataaaaacaaacattagccaaaataaacagaaagcagCTTCTACTGTGGTTTATTtatcttatatattttatatttcccaAACTGGAAATATGTGCTTTTGATTGAACAGCAATAAACATTTAAtggtctgtgtttatttgaattaatgtgtttttattgtataatCGAACATCTTGAGTCTCCATACAGAGGATCTAGAACTAGTAAACCAGATCTGATTATGGGCCTGTGCAGTTTTATGTCCAGTGATCAGATTATTTCTTTGACAATGCAACAGTCAGTGTCTCTTTTATCCAGCAGGTGTCAGGATCGGACACTTTGTTCAACATTGCTCTGGTCTGTTTTCTGGTCGATCATAAATAGATAAGTGATGGGGTTTTAATGGTTTTACAATGAATGCTGGGTATTTCTTCTTGTCACTAACTCCTCCAGACATAATGCAGCACATCAACAACCTCTCCAGTCAGAGGTAAAGCATTAACAGTGTTCATGCTGTCTCAGGTCAACATGGCAGATTTCCAGTTAAAAACCGAATAACGGACCACCTTCACACTGAATAATTAATTTCATGAAACATAAAACCTCAAGGTTTAGATTTATATACTACAGCCAAAGGTTTAAAACTACAGCCACCCCAGAGAGGACACTAATTCAGATTTTTCTGGCTTTAGgtttgtgttagtgtgtgtttggtctGGGCATCAGTCAAACATTTCTCCACactgtcagtttttttaaaatttaaatttaaacttgGCTTCACAGACTCACTCCCTTATTGGCCTCTGCTTCAACTACTCCATCAAACTGCAAACAATCCACATCATCCACCATTATCTCTCCACAGAGCAGAACAATAGATCGCTGTGTCGGTGAAAAACCTTTTATTTGCGCTGGATCAAGCCTTTGAATTAGTGTCAAAGTCCTGGGAGTCGGAGATTGAGTGGATTGATTCCACCGCATTCGCTCATCTTTAGAGATGACGGCAGTGAGTGCAACAGTGCCCTTTTCTGATCTATATTCAAGTCCAGACGCTCAGAGATAGACACCACAATTGCCCTCATTATTTCCTGATTTTGTTGCTTGAATCACATCCTGGCTTGAGAGAAAATAAACcgatgtcttgttttgttttttttttttttgaggtgaGGGAGCTGCAGCGGGAGAATGAGGGCAGTCTGAGGAAACTACAGGAGACAGCAGAGCAGTTTGAGTGGCTTTGCCAGCAACAGCGCTACTGGATGTGTTGTGTCAAGAGGTGGGTATATTTTTCCTGCAGAACACATCATGTGCTCAGCACCTCTACTCTTTTCcagtcacacacagcagcttagacacatatttcacatatttacagGTGGACATGCACCTAATCAAACCACATTTACAGCtactttaaagctgcagtgatcAGTTTGTTTTGGGACACAACACTCACATGTTACAGTATGAGCCTTAAAGTTGATCTGAATAATTTGTCAGCAAACTTGTACACactgagcagaaaacacaaagcaacatcagCATCCATTTAGAGCCGTATTTCTGGCAACCTGAGGAAGGTAAATCTGATATTCCCTTTCATTTCTAGCTACGTTTTGGTCTCCACCCAGAAATCTCTGAATATTCAATCAGTAATACTTCACAGTGTTTAAGCTGCTACAAACTTTGCTTGTTTGCTGAACAGGGAGTGTTCATTGGTTTAATGTGTGGGTTTGTCACCACAACTGACCACTCTCATATCGCACCTAGTCATCTGACTCGTTGTTAATATAAAAGAGGTTAGATTAGTGCAGGTTTAAATGATCTAGTGCAGTGATCCATAAACAAGTTAAAACATTAGCAAATTAAACAAACACCCAACAGAAAAGTCCAACTTGcagtgtgaaagaaagaaagaaagaaagaaagaaagaaggaaaaggacCAATTAAAAACCCAGGGACTTTTTCAGTCAGTGCTATGAATGTGCATTAGTGGATCTGTCTGTACAGATTCAAAGACTGCCTGATGGAGGACAGAGAAGCTCTGCTGCAGCAGGTCAGCTCGCTGGAAAAGAAAGCTGAGAAAGTGCAGACGAGTTCACATGATGACAGGCCAACACAGAGGCTCCTGTGCCCATTACAGGACACTGAGCACTGTGACAGGtaagaaataagaaacaaacacaggaaaGACTATCAACTATTCAACTATCGTTTGAAGCCCAACAATAACACCAAAACATTTCTATTGACAGTTTCCACTTACATTTTTATACTACAACCCTGAAATACAGATGTGCACTATAGGTATTGCCATGCTAAAGCTATGACTGCCAGACCACATTCCCACTGggcatgaaataaaaaaacaacattcttCTACATGTCCtcattttttctgcttctgtttccaGCATGGCACCCTCCCTAGAGTCTTTCCTGCACAACATGAGCCTACACACCATTTACAGCCCAATTTTCCTGCCTTTCTTTGCAGCAGCATAACATCGTGGAATTCAGATGCCGTGGCTGAGCTGTCTCAGGTGGAGCAGTCAAAGACATTGTATGAGGAGCTCTTTAACCAGGTATGGAGAGGTTTGATggtcacaaataaaaaaaagtttaaaaaatgcaaactgtTCTCATGCACCAATCCAAATATTTGCACAAGACACAAGCCAAATCTCAGGGGTGAAATATTAGTTTCATTAGGGCAGGCTGGTAATGTTCCTGTTATGGTTGCCAAACCCCAGTGGAGTTGCTGTGCTGTCAGTTCTTAATTAGAATTAGAAGTTTGTATTGGACGAACGTCTCTAAgtggttttttctgtctgcgGCAGACTATAAGTAAAAAGGTCTGGGGTACCTTTTTGTGTGACTTCAAAGTCTGGCACCCAAACAGTGAGCCAAAATGGTTCATCACCTTAAAAGAGCCGACTTAATATATTCTGGATTGTTTGTCGTCTAAAATGTCcgaaaatagtgaaaaatagATGTTAGTTTGCTAAAGATGAATCttgatttgtattttacagATTGCTTAAGTGCACTACTACTAGGAGCATGTGGTTTTGGACAGTATGCAGGGATACATATCCCCAAAGTCAGGTGCTACATATGGCCCAACCTCCAACCTGACCTTTTGCAGAGGTACAGGACTGTCACACAGATTTGTCCTGATGATAACCATACACTGGGCCCACGGACCTAAACACTCTTGTTCCTCTTCTATGGCACTATTTTACCGATCAGGAACAGTGGCATGTTGACTACAGTCGTCCTCAGTTCTTTCAGTTTTTGCGAGGAACCCATATCTTTACAGTGATCAGCTCGGTCCCTGGACCAGACACAAGTGTAGATCTCGGGGTTGAAATATTAGAAATCCAAAACACTGAACTAATATTCATTTGGGCACAGCCACAAGTCCACTGCAGGCTTGTTTTGGTGCCAGGGTTGTCAAAACTCTGAACTTTCATGGGCTCTGAGGTCTTAttggtgtttttattacatCTGACTGTTGTGTATTTTGACAAAGACATGCAACTTCATACACTATTCAGCAGCATTGCATGAACGGAGGAGGAGCataatgtgtgcgtgtgctgtTGCCATTTACTCAACACCCTGGAGGGCACAGAGGAGAACCATGAACTGGGCTCATTATTTCTACTTCTTAGTCATGAAATTATCTACAGACATTCATGGGTCTCAGAGGCTCTTTCCCAGTGAAGCCCTGACTCGTGGCTAACACCATCATCAGGCCGAAGTTCAAATTTCTCCAATTTGTGATCAAATGTGCAAAACCAATTCCCTTCGGCTACTAAGTTGTGTGACAATTAGCAAGTGTTAGTAAGCTTAACCACTAAGACcatgaacacaggaaacagtAGCAGCTAATGTTATATAGAATATTTTTCCACTGGACACTATCACATAATCCGTAACTCAACTGCATTTTCCACTCAcgtttttctttgctttgttttatcgGAAATTATATGATCTGAACTGCATTTCAAtagaatattattatttaataaagaCTAATATCATATAAAGCAGTTTTTACTGGTTTATATCAAACTTCAGGTATTTATCAACCTTTTGATAGCCTAATATGTATTTACAATTAATATGTATTTATAGTTACTAGATTTAGTTATAGTAAAACCTAATAGTTTTGAAATGCTGTTGTTCAGTTCAGTAAAACTGAGCTATAATCTGGCGTGCAGACACAAAGAGCCTCTCATCAGTAGGAGTAGAAAGGCACTTTAAAGGGTTATTCAAAGAGCTTAGGTAAACACAGGCAAACCCTAAAAATGTGCCATGTGGAACATCAGCAgcaataatatttataatagGCTTTGGATTTTTCAAAAAGATCCTCTAACTTTCAATGAATCAGTTCAGTCTTCGAAAACCTATGGATCAGAGACAAACGCAAATCTCAGGGGGTGAAACTGAAATTCACAACACAGAGATTCATCCAAGGACAGCTGTCAGCCCCCTGTGGACTTGTAGTGAAAATTCATAAAGCTGATACTCCATGGGCACTAGAGTCTAATCagtgtttaattttttctgcctctctgcttTACAAACGTGTACGGCTTTGAGGAACTTTTGATCGAAAGCTATTTAACAAAAGAAACCCCCCAGTGTTCCACAAAGAATCTCCTTTGGGAAGTGTTCATAGATCCTGACAGGACCTCAAACGCTTCATCATCCTTGAGGGTTTTTATAGTGGAGAACCAAAAAGGTGTTTTCTGGCCACTTGAAGctttttaaaagctgttctGAGTGACAAGGTCAGTGTTCTTCAGAACTGTGGATAAGAGGAAGCCTGACAGACAGGACATAAGGCTAATACTTGTGTACGAATAGCTGCCAGCCcccagaggagctgctgctctgcCAGAGTCTTCAGAGACTGCTGATACTTTCTGGGCACTGGAGTCCCATCAggccttttctctgtctgtctgcatgtctgtcGACTGCACATGGATTCCTCCCAAGCCGTCCGGGTCTTCTTccaaagcagcagagagatgaCTAATAAAGGGAGGTGATTGCCAATAGCCTCTGTGCTTCATTCCCCTCACCTCTCACGGGCTCTGCAGTGCATTTCTTGGGATAATTATTCTGATTGAGTGCAGATGATgcagggagtttttttccttttcagtccCTGCAGAGCCGAGAGAGCGAGAACATTTATCTGGAGGAGCAGGGACCACCGGAGACATAGAGGAAACAACCATGATAAAACACATTACCAGCTCTGACATGATTTATAGAAACAACACATTTGCAGTGTGCAGACATAAGTACCTCGCTAGCGCCTAAAGAGAAGATATTTGCGACTTTAGAGTCGTATCTGAAAAAGAAGGTTTTGGTGACTTACAGGTCAAACATTTGTGCAACTTGCAATTTTGCTTCGATAAAACTTTCTCACATAGAGTCCTCAACATTTGGCCTAGATGTCCAGGTATTTTCTCACTCTGATTCCTGTCCATGCACATACTTTATGTTTATTGTCTTTGATCATCTTCACTTACAGTTGATATCTCTGCTCTCAGGCAGGGAGCTCTATCAACAGATACCAAAAACCTCCTTGAGGACAGAAGCCTGCAGCCTGGActcatcttctttttcttctctcaacGTCTTCAAACCAGAAGATAACAactggatgtttgtgtgtgtggttagcTACGTGGAATACGTCCCAgccattgttaaaaaaaaaacaaaacaaaccaaacaaacaatcCTGGAAAAACATATCTGTGAAACCACACAGCCTCTGTTTGTCTTCGACCATTGTTCACCTGTCTTGAAAAGAATGTGCTACATAATATATGACTGAATTAAACCCTGCACGATGTTCTTCTGTCCTCTTTTTACTGGGGCACATGCACGTCACATGAGCCCACAGCTGTCTGGTCACAGTTTGCTGTAATTGTCCATTATTGAGGCCTTGTAATCAGCACCACTAACAAGAGCAACAGCACCTGagaatgttttcttctgttgttttgccAATCACTCCTCACAGGGGAACCAGCAGCTGGGCCACAGAGGAAACAACAAAAGTGTTGTTGTGGCCAAAGTGAAGCTCTACTGATTGTTCCCCCATTGAGAGTTTGGTACATCTTGATTCTGAAGATCACAACCTTTCACTTATTAATTGGCCTTTGGCGAGTCAGAAGCTTCGTTATAAGCACAACATGGTTTAAACAAATACCGCAAATATTTTGGATGCATGCAGTTTGTCTCTCTTCATATTAACTAGCCTTTATAATGTGTCGTCTGTGGTTGTGAATGTTTAGGTGTTTTAGCGTCCAAGAGTCGACCATAAGAACCTGATAATTAGTGGCAAAGTGATGGACAGAGGTTTGAAGAGAAAGCAGGTTTCAGCTTAAATCCTTCATTAGGTAGTAAAAAAGacctacatacatacagtgaCATCTAATCACAAATGAAAGGGTGGAAGATTAACACCCAGTATATCCAGTGTATTATCGGCTACTTTTACTAGGATTTGTGTTGcaaaaaggaaggaaataaTTGATGCATTTAACAAATTgttgatgaaaaatgtatttgaatttCACTTTACCACTacataaaaaatcaaatctcATTGTGGCTAAAAATTTATGTATGTGGTTTGCAGCATCTCATGTTTATATAAAACTAAGCTGCATTAGTATTTTAAGAATGTTTTAGCCTCCCAAGTTCATTTTTTCAAACATCACCAGAACAAGGCAGCACTTATATTAAATCTATCTGCAGAACGTTTGCTGCAGACACGAAGAGTTCACATTGAACAAATCTGTAAAAAGCTTAATAAAtgttatgattattttaatacAGTCACTCAAAGAGCTTGGCTGAAGTTAGGAAAAGATGTGGAGGTTGACGAATGGGATGTGACATGCTTACTTTTACAATGACAATCAATGCAATGAGATATTTGAAGTAAACAGAGCTTCCCTGGTGAGTCTACATCCATGGCAAAACTTTAGGAGCAAATACTTTCCACTGACTCCTGTAAacagttttcagctgcaggattAGTTCAGCGTCTTAGTCATCaaccaaaacactgaatttcatTACCTCTCCCCAAGTGATGATTAGGGTGAACGCGAGTTAATCCTGGATATTAAGGTCAGAGTACAGTGAGGCTGcactaaacagaaacacagcacttGTGTGCTCATTTACAGTCTATGTCTGTCGAGTCCGTTTAAACAAAACTGGCTTTAGAAGAAGTTTGATGGATCATAAAAGTGCAAAAGTCTAAGAGGCTCACAAAGCAAGATGTGGTTGTCAGCTCTTTTAAATAGTATTTGAACACTGACTGCAGAGGAAAAGAGTAGTTGCACAGGAGGAGATTATCATGACCATAGTTTAACAAGGATATGTGTGTGCCACAATAAAGCActgccatgtttttgttttttgtgacatTCCTCTACGTTTAAGTAGATACTAGATGAAATGAAGTAAAAATCAAAAACCTTTAGGCCAGGTTTGTCTCAGATTTGGTCACCAGGCAGTTTGGGTCAGGCCTCAAAGACTCAGGCACTGTATGGGCTTAGGCCTGGGTGGTCCATGATGGTCTTCCCCTGAAAGATCATGAACACCACTGGCTgagaatgtgtgcatgtatttgaaGGCAGCGTTATAGTCTGTCTTAGACTGGGACAGCATTCGAAGGGTCAGAGGTAACAGAGATGAGATGATTCTGTTCTCAGTCAGACGTGTCAGGCTGCAGGAGCCGGCGTTATGTCTACTTACAAAGGTGTGGCCCATGATTTGCAGCAGTGCTCCTGACTATGAGGGACCCCAGAGGCAGCGgcggcagcggcagcagcagcagcagcagcagtctggCCTCTGACTGCCAAGCGTGAAGAGTCTGACCTAAAGGTGCTGTGAAAAGCAGAGGTGTAGCCAGAGATTAACAACGTGTGGTGGCTGGTTGCGTTTGACACAGTAAATACTGTTGTAGAATGAGACTCAGACATTATAGGTGTTATTAATAGAATAATTATGGGTAGAGCAAGAACAGCATGTTTATGTCCGAGCGTCGTCGcagccagagaaaacacattacAGTAATTTAACTCCAGGATATACCCATTAAAAAAGTGAGACTTGTTAAAATGGAGACCAGGAGActcatatttttgtctgtgcactTGCTGGTACAACACAGATTATACATACAAgcctgtactgtatgtagctTATATGGATTATAAATAGCACCATATGGGGCTGGA harbors:
- the LOC113144174 gene encoding uncharacterized protein LOC113144174 isoform X1 — encoded protein: MLKLVLCRGTPGLSHRHTSLGELHTAGNVHLVHFLTICHTPASPRGSCEGGRSFREKAAAHTQMNMRRFFRAQRDEDYSQIQYLTAKCTRLAHDKAVLDREFLVSRERERKLQSELEAVTARLLHQDQMNFELRMKHTQLISRIHQQQEQVDLLQQRVALLVEESFRDAEVLRQVGSELLCLQSSEVKLEGLVEELHAEAQHRAAVAESLQVELHAEAQCRAALTESLQVELRSKTVELEELQDTNKALREELEDLHRAHQKEVRELQRENEGSLRKLQETAEQFEWLCQQQRYWMCCVKRFKDCLMEDREALLQQVSSLEKKAEKVQTSSHDDRPTQRLLCPLQDTEHCDSSITSWNSDAVAELSQVEQSKTLYEELFNQAGSSINRYQKPP
- the LOC113144174 gene encoding uncharacterized protein LOC113144174 isoform X2 encodes the protein MLKLVLCRGTPGLSHRHTSLGELHTAGNVHLVHFLTICHTPASPRGSCEGGRSFREKAAAHTQMNMRRFFRAQRDEDYSQIQYLTAKCTRLAHDKVLDREFLVSRERERKLQSELEAVTARLLHQDQMNFELRMKHTQLISRIHQQQEQVDLLQQRVALLVEESFRDAEVLRQVGSELLCLQSSEVKLEGLVEELHAEAQHRAAVAESLQVELHAEAQCRAALTESLQVELRSKTVELEELQDTNKALREELEDLHRAHQKEVRELQRENEGSLRKLQETAEQFEWLCQQQRYWMCCVKRFKDCLMEDREALLQQVSSLEKKAEKVQTSSHDDRPTQRLLCPLQDTEHCDSSITSWNSDAVAELSQVEQSKTLYEELFNQAGSSINRYQKPP